In the Cellvibrio sp. KY-GH-1 genome, CCGCGCTGAACGTCAGTGGCGTTGCTATCGCCCCCAAGTTCAAGGTAGTGGTGGTGGCAACTTTCGCACCTAGCTGCGCCTCATTAATACCCGAACCGTTAGTGGCAAAACGAGATCCCGTGGTTTCCAACACCACTTCGCTCGAATCCAGATTAAATGATGCATCCACCGCGGTAGTTTGACGCGGCTCTTGCGAACTGACATCAACGCGCAAATCACCCAGAATTCCGCTCACATTGCCCGCGTCGTCCGCAGCAAAGCCTTGCAGCAACGCACCGGTACCATTCACGATATACCCGTCTTTATCCAAGCCAAAAGTACCTGCCCGGGTAAACAAACGTTCGCCATTTTTTTCTACCACAAAAAAGCCTTCGCCATTCACCGACAAATCCAATTCATTCTGGGTGAATTTCAAATTGCCTTGGGTAAATTGTTGGCGAATATTTTGAATGGTTACACCGCTACCGGGCGTATTAGAACCACCACCCAATAAAGTGCTTGTGTATACATCGCCAAATTCAGCGCGCGAAGTTTTAAAACCAATGGTGCTCGCATTGGCTATATTGTTACCGGTCACTTGCAGATCAGTATTTGCTGCACGAATTCCGCTTAACGCTGTATTGAACGACATATTACACCTCGACCATAGGGACTAATGGCTGAAAATTTTAATTACAACTCGATTAATTAAACTGTTTTACTTTGCTGGCATCTACTGCGCCAACGCCGGCAAGATTCAAAATTAATGCACCGTTCTCACCGATAGTTACACTGTTCACATTCGCACTCAGTGAAGTTTTCAGGGCTTCATTTTTACCGTTCTGATCGGCGGTGATTTCAAACTTATATTCACCGGCAGCGGCAGCAGCATCACCTGCCTCCCAATCCAGTAATTCGCCATTCACTTCCAAATTTTGTCCATCCCAACGGAAAACCATTTCACCTTGGGAAACCTTGCCCACTGGAATTTTTTGTACCAGAGCACCGCTCTCGTCATAAATATTCATTTTCAGATTATCGGTTGAATAGGCAAGATCTGCACTTCCTGAAACAATTCCACCTTTGGTTAAAGTGCTCTTATCTGATTCAACGGTGACACTGCGACCAACCAATGATGATGCTTGCAATGCGTTATTGGACATAAAGCTATTAAACGTTTTGTTTAAACGCTCCAAACCTTCCACCGAACTGAACTGGGCTAACTGCGCAACAAACTCACTGTTATCTTGCGGACTCAGCGGGTTTTGATTATTCATTTGCGTAATCATCAACTCCAGAAATGCGGCCTGTCCCAATTCGTTGTTATTTTTTTTGGTTTCAGTTTTCTTGTTGATACTCAGGTTATCAGTAACGCTGGAACTGCTATTAGTGCTGCCAACAGTAGTCATAATCTTTCTCCCTCGCTAATTACTGACCCAAGGTCAATACACGTTGAACCATTTGCTTGGCCGAATTCATCACTTCAACATTCATTTGAAATGCTCGTGATGACGCAATCATATTGGCCATTTCTTCCACCGGATTTACATTCGGGTAGTACACATAACCTTGTTCATCGGCCTTTGGGTGATCCGGCTCGTAACGGCGTTGCAGCGGCGCATCACTTTCTACGATGCCCAGCACTTGCACGCCAGCGGCAGCATCCACTTCATTGTCACTGTAAGTGCCTTCAACAACACTATCGCGCATTGCCTGTTGTTGAATTGCCGCAAACACTGGCTGACGACTGCGATAAACTTCATTTACACTGGAACTGGCAGATTGCGCATTTGCCAAGTTGCTGGCTGTGGTGTTCAAGCGCAAACTTTGCGCGTTCATACCAGTACCAGCGATATCAAAAATATTTCCAAGTGCCATGATCACTTACCCATGTGGTTCCGATTAAATTATTCACCGCGAATTGCGCTACGCAATCCGGTAAATTTGCTATTCAAAAATTGAAAACTGGCTTGAAATGCCAACGCGTTTTTCATGTACTCAGCATGTTCAATTTGATCTTCCACCGTATTTCCATCAATCGAAGGTTGCTGTGGTGTGCGATACAACACATCACCTTCAACGGCATCAAACCCTTGTGCCTCGATATGGCGGTCCTGGGTAGTAGACATATCAAACCCCTGCGACGAATTCATTTTTTGTTGCAGGGCTTGCTTAAAATCGAGATCTTTAGCCTTGAAATTTGGGGTGTCGATATTGGCCAGGTTATTAGCTAATACCGATGCGCGCTCAGAGCGAAAGTGCAGCGCCGTTTCGTGAATTCCCAAGGCTTTATCGAACGAGATAGACATAATCAGCAACCCGGTGATTGGTAGGTGGCAAATTGGATCAGCCACTTTTTACGGTTACCAACACCAAAGCAACCCCTGTGCCAACGGCCAAAAAATTCTCTATCCATATGATTTACATAGTTTTTTTATTATCGCCAAGCGGTTCTTCAAAAAGCGGCAAAGGCAAAGCGGCAAAGGATTTCCGCTCCGACTTCCGCGCTATTGCAGAAAAGACCCATAAACAAAAATGCCCGCAAAGTGCGGGCATTTCAGCGTGTAAGACGGGCAGATTAAATTGCCTTGTAGAGAATTCCCGGTTCGCAGCGCACCATTTCAAATAGATCCGCTGCGCCCGCCAAACCTTCAGAGGAACCAAGGAATAATAAGCCCTGCGGCTTTAGTGATGCGTGAATTTTTTGCAGAATCTGCCGCTTTAAATCGGCATTGAAATAGATCAACACATTACGGCAAAACACAATGTCAAACTTGCCGAGACTCGCGTAGGAATCCATTAAATTGAGTGAGCGGAAATCAATTCGCTCTTTCACAAACCCCTTTACCCGCCACATTGTCGGGATGGGATTGTCAAAATAGCGCTCCAAACGATCTGCCGATAAACCACGCATAACTGACAACTTATCGTATTCCCCACGCTTTGCCTGATCCAAAACGGTCGAGGATAAATCCGTTGCTACAATTTGCACAGCGCGTGGCAAATTGCCCATAGCCTGACGCTTATATTCCTCCACCATCATGCTAATCGAATAAGGCTCTTGCCCGGAAGAACAGGCAGCCGACCAAACGCGAATAGGTCCAAACATACGATTGTTGGGCGCCATTAATTGCGGGAGCAGCGTATTTTTTAAATGATCGTAGGGATAATTATCGCGAAACCAGAAGGTTTCGTTGGTGGTCATCGAATCAACGACCTGGTCCTTTAATTTACGATTAAAGCCTTGTTTAAGTACCTTAACCAACTCGCCAAAGGAAGCAATATTATTTTCTTCCAGGATACGACGAATCCGATTGGTCACCAGGTACTGTTTGTTGTCACCCAGGGAAATCCCGCAGGCATCTTCAAGGAACTGACGAAATTGATCAAACTCTTGCTGATCCAGATTATCTCGACCAGCGACAGGTTTAGTAAAAGGCGAATCTTTATTAATCATAACTACTCAACGCAACTCATAACCGCACTCCCCTGCGCTATTTCCATCAAGCCTGCTCGGGCGGCAGGAGGCTCTCACCAGTGATCGCCAGAACGCGATCATTCACGCGTTTAGCCAACTCGTCGGGGTGGAATTTTGCCAAAAAGTCATCCGCACCCACTTTACGCACCATAGCTTCATTAAACACACCGCTTAACGATGTATGCAAAACAATATGCAGGTTTTTAAGTTGCGGATGATTGCGAACTTCCGCCGTAAAGGTGTAACCATCCATTTCCGGCATCTCGATATCACAAATAATCATGATGAGCTCGGCGTAAGGATCTTTACCCTCTTTCATTAAATCCTGCAGGTAGTTGAATCCCTCTGCACCATCTTTCTTCAAGGTGGTACGAATTCCCATGCCCTCCACCACACGCTGGATTTGTTTACGTGCAATGGTGGAGTCATCAATGATCAACACATGTTTTTGCACTACGCGATCAGCAATGCCGTCTTCAATAACACCTGCACTGACTTCTTCGCGAGGAGGGGCAACCTCGGCAAGAATTTTCTCGACGTCGATAATTTCCACCAACTGGCCATCAACTTGAGTAACCGCGGTCAGGTAATGCTCCTTACCGGCACCTTTGGGTGGCGGGTGAATATCACCCCAGTTCATATTCACGATACGTTCGACCGAGCGAACCAAAAAGCCTTGGGCCGTACGATTGTACTCAGTGATGATGACAAAGCAGCTTTCAATATCTGGCAACTCGCGGCGACCAATTGCCAGGTTCATATCCATAATCGGCAAGGTTCCGCCGCGAATATGGGCCACCCCACGTACAACCGAACTACGTCCCGGAATCGCGTTCAATTGGGGACACTGCAAGACTTCTTTCACCTTGAAAACATTGATGCCATATAACTGCTGGCCACCAAGGCGAAACAACAGGAGTTCAAGACGGTTTTGACCAACCAGCTGGGTGCGCTGATTGACACTATCCATTACGCCGGCCATGCAATTACCTCATTCTTATCCAGTCGCTTTTATACGGAAGACCAACCTGCATCAGCCGTCAGGATCACGGCATGGTATTTGCTTTGGTGCTAGTAAAACTGGTTAGCGGCAAAAAAGTGTCAGACTTTAGTCGTTAACCACTCGATTTCGGCTGACCTCAAGTTCATAAACTTGAGGATAGGACAAAATATGGAACTTCCTAGTTTTTATAGAACTTTCGCGAAGAATATTTTGCGCCAAAGAACATCATTCCCAGTAAATGCTCAAAAGCCCCTCAAATCGCTAAACATTTGTGCTTTTACGCTGTTTTTAGGGGTTTCTTGTCCCTGGGGTCAGAGTTACGCATCCGGTTTGTATAGCCAACTTCAGTTAAAGCAGGATGCAGCCAATTTTCTGGCGGAGGAATACGGAAGAACCGTCCATGAACGCATAGATATCAATGTTGGCAACCTCGATGATCGGTTACGTCTAGCGCAATGCCCAACGCCAGTGAAGTTTAATGCTCAGGATCAATCCGGCCTGGGCGGCAACATCAGTGTGAAAGCCCAATGCGTTGGGCAAATTGCCTGGACCGTACACATTCCAGCGCAAGTGATGATTTATCGGGAAATTCCCGTCGCCGCCATGGATATACCCCGCGGCCAATCCATCTCCGGCTCACACCTGACGAGCGCACTGGTCAATGTCAGCAGTATTCGCCAAGGGTTCGCAGATACCCCCAAGCCATCGTTGGCCGGGAAGCAAAACGCAACATCGGCAAAGGCGAAGTGTTCAAAACCAATCAAATGGATTCCCCCACTACTGTGAGACGGGGCGAGGTGGTGATGCTCGAATCCATCGCGGGCGCCATTAAAGTCAGCAGTTCAGGTACCGCGATGAGCGACGGTCGCTTGGGGCAAAAAATCCGGGTAAAAAACAGCTCGTCGGAAAGAGTTATATCGGGAATCGTAAAAGGTCAGGGCCTAGTCCAGACACTCTGATTGGACTAGACACAGACTACACGCAGATGAAAGATTTTTTAAAATATTGCTAAAGTTAAGCGGACTACCGCCGATAAACTGGCTAGGGAGGCTCCAATCAGAGCCTTCCACGGTGTCCCGACATAGCAACCGTGACATTTTTGTACAAATCGCCACACGGCGAACAGGGGAAAACAAATGAACTTTAACACCAACAATTCACTGGACTCCGTGAGTGCCAAAAGCACTCGAAGCAAGCCCAGCACTAGCAGTGCTCCAGAAGCCAAGGCGCCTGCCAGTACTCCAGCACCAAGCGGCAACGCTGGTGATCAGGTAGTACTCAGTCAGGAAGCACAAACTCTGGGTCGCTTGCAAAGCAAGATCGACAGTGCGCCAGATGTAAACCTGGACAAAGTGGCAGAAATTCGCCGTGCAATTGCCGAGGGGCGTTTCGAAATTAACCCTGAACGCATCGCAGAAAACATGTTGAATCAGGATTTGTTGGGTTAAATCGAAAAGTTTAAAACCGTTTTATTGACCGAATGGTGGCAGACAGGTTCTTCCCCGGCACCTGGCTATCACCCTTCATCGACACACAAAAGAGGTTGCTATGTCTCTTGATATTACCGCACTGCGCCAAATGCTCGCGCAGGATTCCGCCGCACTCACTCAACTCAAGCAACTACTTGCCAACGAGCGCGAACTGCTTGAACAACGCAAACAAGAAGGCTTGCAAGAGATCATTGAGCGCAAAGCAGCAGTTATCGATCATTTAAATAACAGCGCCAGAATTCGCAACCAAATACTCAACGCACTAGGTCTATCAACCAATGCCAGCGGCTGGGATACCTTCTTACAGCGCAATACGGCTACCCTACCCCTACGCGACGAGTGGAAAAACCTGGTAAGCGATTTTGAAGAATGCCAAAAAATGAACGACGTGAATGGCAAGATGATTGCTCGTTCCCAGCAAACGCTCAATCATTTACTGAACCTGCTGCGCGGTAAAGTTGCTGCACCCTCGCTCTACACGGCAAAAGGCACGCAAACCCAACACTCCTCGTCATATACCGTAGCCAAAGCGTAACGACTCCGGCATCCAACTCAGCACCGCACCTCCCGTGCGGTGCACCTTTCTTCTTCAAATTGCTATTAGCGATTAATTACGCATCGCGTGGAGCTATTCCGTATTGATGTTGTCGTCGTGAAGCGAGGCGGAATCACCAGCGAATGGGCTGATATTGCTGCGGAAAAACCGCTCAAAAGCTCTGGAAACGGATCATATCCAGCTCAGACAAAACCCACGTTGTTTTTGAAGGCGATTCTTTCCGACAGAGCGTTCGATAGTTTTATGCGAATGGCGACCGGCACCACGCAGAAATATTGATATTCAAGCGGGGAACTTTAGTGAAGCGTTAACAATGAAGGGCAACAATTTTTGTTAGCACGTCGCTAATTTTAAAAACTCGATTTCTTGAATTGCCGTTATTACTTGAAACCGCGTTATTTTTATAAATGGGTTCAAACAGCAAACCATGCAACTAAGCCGTTGCATGGTTTGCTATTGATTGCACAATAAATATTGGGCGTAACCCACCAAACATAGTCGTAGGGTTATTGGCAAACACTGCCGGTAATTGCAGGCACTTGTGCTGTACCCGCATTTTTAGTGCCTTGGAACCCAAACTCAACCGTTTGCCCCGGCTGAATTGAAGAGTTCCAACTCAAACCGCTCGCCGAATAAGGATTACTACCAGAGAGATTGGCATTCCACGAACCGGTAATACGCGTAGCATCGGTGTAATTCCAATTTACACTCCAACTGTTAATCGCATTAGTTCCATTATTTTTAATACGAATCGCAGCGGTATATCCATTCCCCCAATCGCTAGTCACCACATAACTACAATTTGCATTGTTGCTTGCTGGGGAAGAGCTGCGGCTAGAAGAACTGCTACTGGAAGAACGAGGAGCAGAAGAAATAACGGAAGAAGCAATGCTGGAAGCGCTTGAGCGAATCACGCTGGAGGACGTCGAGCTTCTGGAAGAAGTGCTAGGTGCTACAGAACTTTTGGATGATGAACTGGAAACACTAGACGCCGCAGTGCCTTCGCTGACGAATGTAGTAACGCTTTGTGGCTCAACTATTACGGTTGCCGTGCCATTATTTACCTTGGTCGTACCGCCGTACCCAACGTTAAGGGTTGCTGAGGTACTGTATTTAACAAGATTCCCTACGCTGGCGTTTTGCAACGTGAGATTAAGGCTGCGCGATGAAGTACCTGTGTTAACGACGACCATTACAATCTTGTTGTCCGGGCCTTTAAAGGCGGTAACCGCCACATCTGAATATGGCTTCTCAGTCGCACCTATGCGCTTGAAACCCGGACGAACATAACGGGCGTACTGCGCCATGATATGGCCGCGCTTACTCACTTGTCCGTTTTCCTTAATAAAGCTGTAAGAGCGGCGAATGTACCACCAGATGTAGGCGTTGAAATTTGCGGCCATACTGCGATGCAACTCGGTACCTACATCCAACGCGAGCGGCCACACATCCGCATCATTTTTGCTATCAGTGTAATGTTCGGTCATCCATACTTCTTTACCCTTGGCGCGCGCCAATGGGTAATCCTGCGGGACAGCGCCATAAAGGTGTCCGGCAATAATATCCGCATGCTGAACGGCGGTTGCACTGTTCAAAACCGGATCAGTGAACCGCTTTGCAAAACCCACAGACTCACCGACAGTTACCTTCAGGTTTGAACCGAAGCGAGCGCCTTCCGAATTTAAAAAGCTTACGAAATCATCACCAGACCAGTCTGCAGACTCATAGTCCGGGTGCCAATCCGGTTCGTTTTGAACAGATACGGTATACAGTGGGGCTCCGTTGCGCGACATGAAATCCGCAAAGTTTAAAAGATGAGTCGCGTACTCATCGTAATATTCCGGCTTAAGCTTTCCTCCATTGATCAGACTATTGTTGGTCTTCATGTAGGCCGGTGGTGACCAAGGCGTAGCCAATAGTTTGGCACCCAGCTGCCGTGCGCGAACAGCCGATGTGACTTGTTGGTTCCAGTTCGCGGAGTTTGGGTCAATCCGCAGGCGCATGATGCTCAGGCCCAGCTGACCTTCCCCGTTACCGAACGCGGTTTCAATTTGAGAGGCGGTTAAATCGCCAATCCAACCTACGCCATTCATCCCGCCAAACCCGGTAATGGTTTGATACTCGGTAGACGCGTTAACACTTACCGATTGAGCTATTGCCTCGGAGCAAG is a window encoding:
- a CDS encoding flagellar hook assembly protein FlgD, which encodes MTTVGSTNSSSSVTDNLSINKKTETKKNNNELGQAAFLELMITQMNNQNPLSPQDNSEFVAQLAQFSSVEGLERLNKTFNSFMSNNALQASSLVGRSVTVESDKSTLTKGGIVSGSADLAYSTDNLKMNIYDESGALVQKIPVGKVSQGEMVFRWDGQNLEVNGELLDWEAGDAAAAAGEYKFEITADQNGKNEALKTSLSANVNSVTIGENGALILNLAGVGAVDASKVKQFN
- the flgC gene encoding flagellar basal body rod protein FlgC; translated protein: MALGNIFDIAGTGMNAQSLRLNTTASNLANAQSASSSVNEVYRSRQPVFAAIQQQAMRDSVVEGTYSDNEVDAAAGVQVLGIVESDAPLQRRYEPDHPKADEQGYVYYPNVNPVEEMANMIASSRAFQMNVEVMNSAKQMVQRVLTLGQ
- the flgB gene encoding flagellar basal body rod protein FlgB produces the protein MSISFDKALGIHETALHFRSERASVLANNLANIDTPNFKAKDLDFKQALQQKMNSSQGFDMSTTQDRHIEAQGFDAVEGDVLYRTPQQPSIDGNTVEDQIEHAEYMKNALAFQASFQFLNSKFTGLRSAIRGE
- a CDS encoding protein-glutamate O-methyltransferase CheR; translation: MINKDSPFTKPVAGRDNLDQQEFDQFRQFLEDACGISLGDNKQYLVTNRIRRILEENNIASFGELVKVLKQGFNRKLKDQVVDSMTTNETFWFRDNYPYDHLKNTLLPQLMAPNNRMFGPIRVWSAACSSGQEPYSISMMVEEYKRQAMGNLPRAVQIVATDLSSTVLDQAKRGEYDKLSVMRGLSADRLERYFDNPIPTMWRVKGFVKERIDFRSLNLMDSYASLGKFDIVFCRNVLIYFNADLKRQILQKIHASLKPQGLLFLGSSEGLAGAADLFEMVRCEPGILYKAI
- a CDS encoding chemotaxis protein CheV, coding for MAGVMDSVNQRTQLVGQNRLELLLFRLGGQQLYGINVFKVKEVLQCPQLNAIPGRSSVVRGVAHIRGGTLPIMDMNLAIGRRELPDIESCFVIITEYNRTAQGFLVRSVERIVNMNWGDIHPPPKGAGKEHYLTAVTQVDGQLVEIIDVEKILAEVAPPREEVSAGVIEDGIADRVVQKHVLIIDDSTIARKQIQRVVEGMGIRTTLKKDGAEGFNYLQDLMKEGKDPYAELIMIICDIEMPEMDGYTFTAEVRNHPQLKNLHIVLHTSLSGVFNEAMVRKVGADDFLAKFHPDELAKRVNDRVLAITGESLLPPEQA
- the flgA gene encoding flagellar basal body P-ring formation chaperone FlgA — translated: MVGREAKRNIGKGEVFKTNQMDSPTTVRRGEVVMLESIAGAIKVSSSGTAMSDGRLGQKIRVKNSSSERVISGIVKGQGLVQTL
- the flgM gene encoding flagellar biosynthesis anti-sigma factor FlgM, coding for MNFNTNNSLDSVSAKSTRSKPSTSSAPEAKAPASTPAPSGNAGDQVVLSQEAQTLGRLQSKIDSAPDVNLDKVAEIRRAIAEGRFEINPERIAENMLNQDLLG
- a CDS encoding flagella synthesis protein FlgN codes for the protein MSLDITALRQMLAQDSAALTQLKQLLANERELLEQRKQEGLQEIIERKAAVIDHLNNSARIRNQILNALGLSTNASGWDTFLQRNTATLPLRDEWKNLVSDFEECQKMNDVNGKMIARSQQTLNHLLNLLRGKVAAPSLYTAKGTQTQHSSSYTVAKA
- a CDS encoding cellulose binding domain-containing protein yields the protein MNNNKSGIYKALLLSIAGACFACSEAIAQSVSVNASTEYQTITGFGGMNGVGWIGDLTASQIETAFGNGEGQLGLSIMRLRIDPNSANWNQQVTSAVRARQLGAKLLATPWSPPAYMKTNNSLINGGKLKPEYYDEYATHLLNFADFMSRNGAPLYTVSVQNEPDWHPDYESADWSGDDFVSFLNSEGARFGSNLKVTVGESVGFAKRFTDPVLNSATAVQHADIIAGHLYGAVPQDYPLARAKGKEVWMTEHYTDSKNDADVWPLALDVGTELHRSMAANFNAYIWWYIRRSYSFIKENGQVSKRGHIMAQYARYVRPGFKRIGATEKPYSDVAVTAFKGPDNKIVMVVVNTGTSSRSLNLTLQNASVGNLVKYSTSATLNVGYGGTTKVNNGTATVIVEPQSVTTFVSEGTAASSVSSSSSKSSVAPSTSSRSSTSSSVIRSSASSIASSVISSAPRSSSSSSSSRSSSPASNNANCSYVVTSDWGNGYTAAIRIKNNGTNAINSWSVNWNYTDATRITGSWNANLSGSNPYSASGLSWNSSIQPGQTVEFGFQGTKNAGTAQVPAITGSVCQ